A window of the Syntrophothermus lipocalidus DSM 12680 genome harbors these coding sequences:
- the mtnA gene encoding S-methyl-5-thioribose-1-phosphate isomerase, which produces MQEPLLMDLRNNVYLEDDSLVIIDRRKLPTEQVPVVCRNYEEVARAIEDMVVQGAGDIAITAGYGLYLATKALERQGKTVKWEELEPVINRLKSTRPTGFHLAALLDRLKRDLAETNEEKEIPLSNRIQQYLETILDKQKVRSEKTGREAESLVKTGETVLTHCFAGPALFYMLRYARGNGKDVKVMCTETRPYLQGARLTAWSVSQLGVDTTLITDNMAAHFMSQGLINRVFVAADRVAIDGVVANKVGTLQLAIVANYYGIPFHVLGYGGPDRRTRSGKEIPIEYRDPSEVLEFRGIRITGPEVKAVYPAFDLTPPQLVTSIITDKGIFRPENINDYWTA; this is translated from the coding sequence ATGCAAGAGCCCCTATTGATGGATTTGCGCAACAACGTTTATCTAGAAGATGACAGCCTGGTTATTATTGACCGGCGGAAATTACCGACAGAACAGGTGCCGGTGGTGTGCCGCAATTACGAAGAGGTGGCTCGGGCAATAGAAGATATGGTTGTGCAGGGAGCAGGAGATATTGCCATCACCGCCGGTTATGGCTTGTACCTTGCGACCAAGGCCTTAGAAAGACAGGGTAAAACCGTTAAATGGGAGGAATTGGAACCGGTGATAAACCGGTTGAAATCAACGCGTCCTACTGGCTTTCATCTGGCGGCTTTACTGGACAGGTTGAAGAGGGACTTGGCAGAAACAAATGAAGAGAAAGAAATACCTTTATCAAACCGCATTCAGCAGTACCTAGAAACGATTCTTGACAAACAAAAGGTGCGCTCAGAAAAAACGGGCAGAGAGGCCGAGTCTTTGGTGAAAACCGGGGAAACGGTTCTAACCCACTGCTTTGCCGGGCCAGCCCTGTTTTATATGCTCAGATATGCTCGGGGGAACGGCAAAGACGTCAAGGTGATGTGTACGGAAACCAGGCCTTACCTGCAAGGAGCAAGGCTGACCGCGTGGTCGGTAAGCCAGTTGGGGGTTGATACTACTCTGATAACCGATAATATGGCGGCCCACTTTATGTCGCAAGGCCTTATAAATCGCGTTTTTGTTGCGGCTGACCGCGTGGCCATAGATGGGGTGGTTGCCAACAAAGTTGGTACTTTGCAGCTGGCTATTGTTGCTAATTACTACGGCATTCCTTTTCATGTTCTAGGATATGGAGGGCCTGACCGACGTACCCGTTCCGGGAAAGAGATTCCGATCGAGTACCGGGACCCCTCAGAAGTATTGGAATTTCGTGGGATCCGCATAACTGGGCCGGAAGTCAAGGCGGTTTATCCCGCATTTGACTTGACTCCGCCTCAGCTGGTCACCTCCATAATTACTGATAAAGGGATTTTTAGACCGGAAAACATAAACGACTATTGGACGGCTTAG
- a CDS encoding ABC transporter ATP-binding protein produces the protein MSLEKPPLSCPSGITGVAMAFRTRPSASLEDRSVMTDLIKIEDLVCGFNDCKVLKEITVAVDRGAFIGIIGPNASGKTTLLRTVSGVLKPISGEVVLEGQNVHRMKRSQLAKKLAFVTQVAEIDFDFTVEDIVTMGRTPHCNRFQRLTPADKAVVKWALEITRTGHLSQRSVTELSGGEKQRVLIAQALAQDPDVLLLDEPTSYLDINHQIEIMDVLKRLNRKGLTVIMTLHDLNLAAQYCNYLLLLSDHRIYASGKPKDVITAENIRRVYGNDVLITVHPTLGCPQVTLSPKLNPTESKGFKVHLVAGGGMASQLMGRLVMEGYEVTVGVLNHGDGDWMLAKELGLFILDIPAFVDVDDEASQRNLEMMTSADVVLVGDVPFGHGNLGNLRTVCESARAGVPIVLLEKRSMEERDYTGGVALNLYSELLNTGCIRVDNEDKVIEVLHTLAGRKSTLQKPCELEVASA, from the coding sequence ATGAGTTTGGAGAAACCGCCTTTGTCATGTCCCTCGGGAATTACAGGGGTGGCGATGGCATTTAGGACGAGACCGTCTGCTAGTTTGGAGGATAGGTCGGTTATGACGGATTTAATAAAGATTGAAGACCTTGTTTGCGGGTTCAATGACTGTAAAGTGTTGAAAGAAATCACTGTTGCAGTAGACCGAGGGGCATTTATCGGGATAATCGGGCCTAATGCTTCGGGCAAGACAACCCTGCTCAGGACCGTTAGCGGAGTACTGAAACCCATCAGCGGAGAAGTCGTACTGGAAGGGCAAAATGTCCACCGAATGAAGCGGTCTCAGCTGGCAAAAAAACTGGCTTTTGTGACTCAGGTAGCGGAGATCGATTTTGACTTCACGGTGGAAGACATCGTGACCATGGGTAGAACACCCCACTGTAACCGGTTCCAGCGCTTGACCCCAGCGGACAAGGCGGTAGTAAAGTGGGCCCTGGAGATAACAAGAACCGGCCATCTAAGCCAAAGAAGTGTAACCGAACTCAGTGGTGGGGAGAAGCAAAGGGTACTCATTGCCCAGGCCTTAGCTCAGGATCCTGATGTTTTGTTACTGGATGAACCTACGTCCTACTTGGACATTAATCACCAGATCGAGATTATGGATGTACTTAAACGGTTGAACCGGAAAGGTCTGACCGTGATCATGACCCTTCACGATCTCAATTTGGCTGCCCAGTATTGCAACTACTTGTTGCTTTTATCGGATCACCGTATCTATGCATCCGGCAAGCCGAAGGATGTGATCACAGCCGAGAACATCAGAAGGGTTTATGGGAACGACGTGTTAATTACGGTTCATCCGACTCTTGGTTGCCCCCAAGTAACTTTGTCACCCAAGCTTAACCCCACCGAATCCAAAGGATTCAAGGTTCATTTGGTCGCGGGGGGAGGAATGGCATCTCAGTTGATGGGGCGGTTAGTGATGGAGGGATATGAGGTTACGGTGGGTGTGCTCAATCACGGCGATGGTGACTGGATGTTGGCCAAAGAACTAGGCTTGTTCATTCTCGATATACCCGCTTTTGTTGACGTGGACGACGAGGCGAGTCAACGTAATCTAGAGATGATGACCAGCGCGGATGTAGTATTAGTTGGAGATGTTCCTTTTGGGCATGGGAACCTTGGCAATTTAAGAACAGTATGCGAATCGGCACGGGCTGGTGTACCGATTGTGCTACTGGAGAAAAGGAGCATGGAGGAACGCGATTACACTGGTGGTGTAGCTTTGAACCTTTACTCAGAACTGCTGAACACAGGATGTATTAGGGTTGACAATGAGGATAAGGTGATAGAGGTATTGCATACTTTGGCTGGCAGAAAAAGTACTTTGCAGAAACCCTGTGAGTTAGAGGTAGCAAGTGCCTAG
- a CDS encoding FecCD family ABC transporter permease — MPDFGKRFAIPILILALFLVSLVFLGTGAVQIPLKTTIKILFSQLPGTQEGFSDVPPTFREIIWFIRLPRLVLAMVVGVCLAVAGTIFQGLFRNPMADPYVIGASSGAALGATASMVLAVSWTWMGLGSVPLAAFLGALVTVIVVYNLARVGNVIPVQNLLLAGIAVSAFLSSLVSLLMYFSDDRLHAVVYWLMGGLSGRSWDYVMWSLPYLVVGVGLAIYCARDLNVMLLGEEAAEHLGVEVETSKRILLVAASVLTAIAVAASGIIGFVGLIVPHVVRILIGPDHWKLIPAAGVAGAILVVLADLAARTLLAPVEIPLGVVTSLFGAPFFIYLLRRHRRTYFS; from the coding sequence TTGCCTGACTTCGGAAAAAGATTCGCGATACCGATATTGATTCTGGCTTTGTTTTTAGTTTCCTTGGTTTTTCTTGGAACCGGAGCGGTACAAATTCCTCTTAAAACAACTATCAAGATATTGTTTTCTCAGCTTCCCGGAACGCAAGAGGGATTCTCAGACGTGCCTCCTACTTTTCGGGAGATCATTTGGTTTATTCGTCTTCCTCGGCTGGTGCTGGCTATGGTAGTGGGGGTTTGCCTCGCAGTAGCGGGAACCATTTTTCAGGGGTTGTTTCGAAATCCCATGGCCGATCCTTATGTCATAGGGGCTTCTTCTGGAGCTGCTTTAGGAGCTACGGCGTCTATGGTTTTGGCTGTCAGTTGGACCTGGATGGGGCTAGGTTCTGTACCGTTAGCCGCGTTTTTGGGAGCCCTGGTGACTGTAATCGTGGTTTACAACCTGGCGCGGGTGGGTAATGTTATTCCGGTGCAGAACCTGCTACTGGCGGGGATAGCGGTCAGCGCGTTTCTCTCTTCGCTAGTCTCGCTACTGATGTACTTCAGTGATGACCGCCTGCATGCTGTGGTCTACTGGCTTATGGGAGGGCTTTCGGGGAGGTCGTGGGATTACGTAATGTGGTCGCTGCCGTACCTCGTGGTTGGTGTGGGCTTGGCCATATACTGTGCTCGTGATCTCAATGTTATGCTCCTTGGAGAAGAAGCAGCCGAACACCTGGGGGTTGAAGTTGAGACTTCGAAGAGAATACTTCTGGTCGCCGCTTCTGTTCTTACGGCAATTGCAGTTGCTGCGAGCGGGATTATAGGTTTTGTCGGATTAATCGTTCCCCACGTGGTGAGAATATTGATTGGACCCGATCACTGGAAACTTATCCCTGCAGCAGGCGTGGCGGGAGCGATACTGGTGGTCTTGGCGGACTTAGCAGCAAGAACCTTATTGGCCCCGGTGGAGATCCCCCTGGGGGTAGTGACTTCTTTATTCGGGGCCCCGTTTTTCATCTATCTTCTTCGCCGGCATCGCAGAACTTATTTTTCTTAA
- a CDS encoding ABC transporter substrate-binding protein, with protein MRKTELFTKLVVVLIWLAFSAFLSGCSGQGGSQTKQPTPDKGFPVTVTDDLGRQVKIEAEPQRIISLSPSNTEILFALGLDKRIVGVTTFCNYPPEAQDKEKVGGFSDPSIEKIVSLKPDLVVAGDLHAKIADELQKLSIPVIVVSPKSIEGTLESIEMVGKATGCATEARQVAQSIRSKMDEVKAKVQQTKDRPRVYYEVWYNPLVTAGPKTVINDLISLCGGLNIADDAATAWPQYSEEMVIAKNPDVIIHSYGHGDLQAANLYDRPGGWRQINAVRQGHIYTVNADIVNRPGPRLVQAIDEFARCIHPELFK; from the coding sequence ATGAGAAAAACGGAGCTTTTCACTAAGCTAGTAGTTGTGCTCATATGGCTGGCTTTTTCGGCATTTTTATCCGGCTGTTCGGGACAAGGGGGTTCGCAGACGAAACAGCCAACGCCGGATAAGGGGTTTCCGGTAACAGTTACCGACGACCTGGGTCGCCAAGTTAAGATCGAAGCGGAACCACAGAGAATAATCTCTTTATCACCGAGCAACACCGAGATATTGTTTGCCTTGGGATTAGACAAACGCATTGTTGGGGTTACGACATTTTGTAATTACCCCCCGGAGGCGCAAGACAAAGAGAAAGTAGGAGGGTTTTCGGATCCCAGTATCGAAAAGATAGTTAGCCTCAAACCGGACTTAGTAGTAGCGGGGGACCTGCACGCTAAGATCGCAGACGAGCTTCAAAAGCTTTCTATCCCGGTTATTGTTGTCAGCCCTAAGAGCATCGAGGGAACCCTGGAATCAATAGAAATGGTGGGAAAGGCTACGGGATGTGCGACCGAAGCTCGCCAGGTAGCGCAGTCTATACGCAGCAAGATGGACGAGGTGAAGGCAAAGGTGCAGCAAACAAAAGACCGCCCCCGTGTCTACTATGAAGTGTGGTACAATCCGCTAGTTACTGCTGGACCCAAGACGGTCATTAACGATTTAATCAGCTTGTGTGGAGGCCTCAATATAGCAGATGACGCGGCTACGGCATGGCCCCAATACAGTGAGGAGATGGTCATAGCGAAAAACCCGGATGTAATCATCCATTCATACGGACATGGAGATCTTCAGGCTGCTAACCTTTACGACAGACCCGGCGGATGGCGGCAGATAAACGCAGTTCGCCAGGGGCATATCTACACGGTGAATGCGGACATCGTGAACCGTCCTGGGCCCCGGTTGGTCCAAGCAATTGACGAGTTTGCCCGGTGTATTCATCCAGAGCTATTCAAATAA
- a CDS encoding DUF2284 domain-containing protein: MYDEKETKLSSIERVLQDHGGHVARIPAREIVVDPRVRLKCLVPVCDSYNRGLMCPPNLPMVNEFQEALRLYNIALLVQYRQFFVPERERHYADVFGGARKLHFMINLGEKEAFRLGFRFAAGLIGGACHLCDECVGIASGKPCRHPFEARPSMEAMGIDVVATAEKAGLSLRFPVSDEVVWNGLLLID; encoded by the coding sequence ATGTATGACGAAAAGGAGACAAAACTTTCTTCGATTGAACGGGTTCTACAGGACCATGGGGGCCACGTAGCGCGCATTCCAGCCCGCGAAATAGTTGTTGATCCCCGAGTACGGCTTAAATGCCTGGTCCCTGTGTGTGACAGCTATAACCGAGGACTGATGTGTCCTCCTAACCTGCCCATGGTTAACGAGTTCCAAGAGGCTCTCAGGTTATATAACATTGCTTTGCTGGTACAGTATCGCCAGTTTTTTGTTCCCGAGAGGGAAAGACATTACGCCGACGTGTTCGGAGGAGCCCGAAAACTGCATTTTATGATTAACCTGGGAGAAAAAGAAGCGTTTAGGTTAGGGTTCCGTTTTGCTGCGGGACTTATCGGTGGCGCGTGCCATCTGTGCGACGAGTGTGTTGGTATTGCTTCCGGCAAGCCTTGCAGGCATCCTTTCGAAGCCCGGCCGTCAATGGAGGCTATGGGTATAGATGTCGTGGCAACAGCAGAAAAAGCCGGGTTGTCTTTACGATTTCCGGTCTCAGATGAAGTTGTTTGGAATGGGCTTCTTCTTATCGATTAA
- a CDS encoding C-GCAxxG-C-C family protein translates to MSEDLVQKAKDNARQNFREGLNCAESVLKAILDTGVTDFPPEVVAMATGFGGGMGLSGNNCGALIGAVMAVGAVHGRKNPLEGEFQERVDRLYGNPGLYRFFNGLPHEFKAKFQYLDCAKLNENYPEWQDKERFRQCMKMVIEAAGMAMEYIIKGKEEGYIQPFGPNVAGKE, encoded by the coding sequence ATGAGCGAGGATCTGGTTCAAAAGGCTAAGGACAACGCGCGGCAGAATTTCCGCGAGGGTCTGAACTGCGCCGAATCAGTACTGAAGGCTATTCTGGACACAGGAGTTACCGATTTTCCACCTGAGGTAGTGGCTATGGCTACCGGTTTCGGAGGCGGAATGGGGCTTTCAGGCAACAACTGCGGGGCTCTTATCGGTGCAGTCATGGCAGTTGGAGCTGTCCACGGCCGCAAGAACCCGTTGGAAGGCGAGTTCCAGGAGAGGGTGGACCGGCTCTACGGAAACCCGGGACTATACCGTTTCTTCAACGGTCTTCCCCACGAGTTTAAAGCCAAGTTTCAATACCTCGATTGTGCTAAGCTGAATGAAAATTACCCAGAGTGGCAGGACAAGGAACGTTTCCGCCAGTGCATGAAGATGGTCATCGAAGCAGCAGGGATGGCTATGGAATACATCATCAAGGGTAAGGAGGAAGGGTATATTCAGCCCTTCGGGCCAAACGTAGCCGGTAAGGAGTAG
- the cobO gene encoding cob(I)yrinic acid a,c-diamide adenosyltransferase, whose protein sequence is MTEGKEEKKGLVLVITGDGKGKTTSALGQAVRAMGHGFKVFFLQFMKGRTYGEHICAEKYLPNLTVRQCGLEKFVIKGKATPADIEEAREGLEMARQAMFSGEYDMVILDEINICMDFGLIPVEEVVELVKNKPPQLDLVLTGRRAPAEIIELADTVSEVKEIKHAYAKGIKARAGIEF, encoded by the coding sequence GTGACTGAAGGCAAGGAGGAAAAAAAGGGTTTAGTACTGGTCATAACCGGGGACGGGAAAGGTAAGACCACTTCGGCTCTTGGGCAAGCTGTGAGGGCTATGGGTCACGGGTTTAAGGTATTCTTCCTTCAGTTTATGAAGGGGAGGACCTACGGCGAACATATATGTGCGGAAAAATACCTGCCTAACCTGACGGTTCGCCAGTGTGGCTTGGAGAAGTTCGTTATCAAAGGTAAGGCAACTCCGGCCGACATCGAAGAGGCCCGGGAAGGGTTAGAAATGGCCCGGCAGGCTATGTTTTCTGGGGAGTACGACATGGTGATACTGGATGAGATCAACATCTGCATGGATTTTGGACTGATTCCGGTGGAAGAGGTAGTAGAACTGGTGAAGAATAAACCGCCTCAGTTAGACTTGGTTTTAACTGGAAGAAGAGCTCCAGCTGAGATCATCGAGCTGGCCGATACTGTAAGCGAAGTAAAAGAGATTAAACATGCTTATGCTAAAGGGATCAAAGCCAGGGCCGGGATTGAGTTCTGA
- the thiM gene encoding hydroxyethylthiazole kinase: MSNSIGQHLEKVRQINPLIHHITNYVSVNDCANIALQLGALPVMADAVEEVEEMVSLAGALVLNIGTLNKRIVDSMLKAAKKANELSIPVILDPVGCGATSYRTQTTLRLLEEVRVTVLKGNAGEIGTIAGLEAEVRGVESGNVTGDLVQAGQKLAARLGAVVVVTGATDLILSPSGAATVSNGHPFLGRITGTGCMAATAVAAFSAVAEDAFAASVSALACFGVAAELAAYSNPSGPLSFKTAFLDAIAALQPDQVTNLAKIAYI; encoded by the coding sequence GTGTCAAACAGTATCGGTCAACACTTAGAAAAAGTTCGCCAAATCAACCCCTTGATTCACCACATCACGAACTACGTTTCGGTTAATGACTGTGCCAACATCGCCTTGCAGTTAGGGGCGCTTCCGGTAATGGCAGATGCGGTGGAAGAAGTTGAAGAAATGGTTTCCCTAGCCGGGGCCTTGGTCCTGAACATCGGCACTCTAAACAAAAGGATCGTCGACTCTATGCTCAAAGCCGCAAAGAAAGCTAACGAGCTAAGCATACCGGTTATACTTGACCCTGTGGGGTGCGGAGCTACGTCTTATCGAACCCAAACTACCCTTCGGCTGCTCGAGGAAGTACGTGTAACCGTGCTCAAAGGCAACGCGGGGGAAATAGGTACCATAGCCGGTCTTGAAGCTGAGGTTCGTGGTGTGGAATCCGGGAACGTAACCGGTGACCTGGTTCAAGCCGGCCAGAAACTTGCTGCACGTCTGGGTGCAGTAGTGGTGGTGACAGGAGCTACCGACTTAATCCTTTCTCCTTCGGGTGCCGCGACTGTTAGTAACGGTCACCCGTTCCTAGGCCGCATAACCGGGACGGGCTGTATGGCCGCAACCGCCGTCGCTGCTTTCTCCGCAGTAGCGGAAGATGCCTTTGCCGCGTCAGTCTCCGCTCTAGCCTGTTTTGGCGTAGCAGCTGAACTGGCGGCCTACAGTAACCCTTCGGGCCCGTTAAGTTTTAAAACCGCCTTTCTCGATGCCATAGCTGCTCTCCAACCGGATCAGGTCACCAATTTGGCCAAAATAGCGTACATCTGA
- the thiL gene encoding thiamine-phosphate kinase → MKLNEIGEIGLIQRITNRLNSVNQRTVLGIGDDAAVVEVSGNKLLVITTDMLVEGSHFIWEKISARDLGYKSLAVNLSDVAAMGGKPLHAVVALGLPSSLQVEDIDAFYDGMEELASRYGVDIIGGDITASPSSLVVSLTVVGEVDPAHLVTQAGAAEGDLVAVTGELGSSAAGLAILLNELPRVSSPARELALTRHLRPQPRVEAGQELAATGRVHAMKDISDGLAKELNTIATASKKMILIKAETIPVSPAAAAVAIELGQDPLPMALTGGEDYELVLTFSRGEWELIRTICQKLDVPVHVIGEVMTGEGVFLEKSGVRARLTPGGYSHF, encoded by the coding sequence ATGAAGCTCAATGAGATTGGTGAAATCGGGTTGATCCAACGAATTACGAACCGCTTGAACTCGGTTAACCAGCGTACAGTGCTCGGCATAGGGGATGATGCCGCTGTCGTTGAGGTTAGCGGCAATAAGCTGTTGGTGATAACCACCGATATGCTGGTAGAAGGTTCCCATTTCATCTGGGAAAAGATATCGGCCCGTGATCTGGGTTACAAATCCCTGGCCGTGAATCTTAGTGACGTGGCCGCCATGGGAGGAAAACCTTTACACGCTGTGGTTGCGCTGGGCCTACCCAGCTCTTTGCAGGTAGAAGATATCGACGCTTTTTATGACGGGATGGAGGAACTCGCTTCACGGTATGGAGTAGACATTATCGGGGGGGACATCACGGCTTCCCCCTCGAGTTTGGTAGTCAGCCTTACGGTGGTGGGCGAGGTAGATCCGGCGCACTTGGTAACCCAGGCCGGAGCGGCTGAAGGTGATCTGGTAGCTGTGACCGGCGAGCTGGGCAGTTCTGCTGCCGGGCTGGCTATTTTACTAAACGAGTTGCCGAGAGTCAGTTCACCTGCTCGTGAACTTGCTTTGACCAGACATCTCCGCCCTCAGCCCCGCGTAGAGGCAGGCCAGGAACTCGCCGCAACCGGCAGAGTCCACGCCATGAAAGACATAAGTGACGGCTTAGCGAAGGAGCTGAATACTATCGCTACCGCCAGCAAAAAGATGATACTGATCAAGGCAGAGACTATTCCTGTATCTCCTGCCGCCGCAGCTGTAGCAATCGAACTCGGTCAGGACCCTTTGCCTATGGCCCTTACCGGCGGCGAGGACTACGAACTGGTATTAACGTTCAGCCGAGGAGAATGGGAACTCATACGCACGATTTGTCAGAAACTGGATGTGCCCGTCCATGTGATCGGCGAGGTGATGACTGGGGAAGGGGTTTTCCTCGAGAAATCGGGAGTCAGAGCTCGGCTGACTCCTGGCGGGTACTCCCATTTTTGA
- a CDS encoding aspartate kinase yields the protein MSLVVQKFGGSSVASVERIKNVARRVKAEKDNGNRVVVVVSAMGDTTDEILNLAKQIGPLLSEREIDMLLATGEQQSAALLALTLNNMGCKAVSLTGWQAGIYTDTLHTKARISKIHPDRIWKELREGNVVVVAGFQGMTGDGDITTLGRGGSDTTAVALAAVLKADICDIYTDVDGVYTADPRVVPNAKKLSWISYDEMLELASLGAVVMQPRAVEFAKLHGVRVQVRSSFNGGNGTTIMEGREMENGRIVTGVAHDLNVAKLALFDVPDVPGMAKTIFKALAQQGINVDMIIQSATRDERNDISFTITRDDLARALPVVEKVAGEIGANGFTYGEDVAKVSIVGAGMQSNPGVAASMFEALADEGINIQMISTSEIKVSCIIDADSVEKAVNALHAKFRLHEIEE from the coding sequence TTGTCTTTAGTTGTGCAGAAATTCGGCGGTAGTTCCGTAGCTTCGGTGGAGAGGATCAAGAACGTAGCCAGGAGGGTTAAGGCAGAGAAGGACAACGGCAACCGAGTGGTAGTCGTGGTTTCGGCTATGGGGGATACGACTGACGAGATATTAAATCTCGCGAAGCAGATAGGACCGTTACTCAGCGAGCGCGAAATAGATATGCTTTTGGCTACAGGCGAGCAGCAATCGGCGGCTTTGTTGGCCCTGACGCTCAATAACATGGGCTGTAAAGCTGTTTCCTTGACCGGTTGGCAGGCAGGTATCTATACTGACACCCTTCACACCAAAGCTCGGATTAGTAAGATCCACCCCGACCGCATATGGAAGGAATTACGAGAGGGCAATGTGGTTGTGGTCGCAGGGTTTCAAGGCATGACTGGCGATGGCGATATTACCACTCTCGGACGCGGTGGCTCGGATACCACGGCGGTGGCTTTGGCAGCGGTGCTGAAAGCGGATATCTGCGATATATACACGGACGTGGACGGGGTTTACACGGCGGATCCGAGGGTTGTGCCTAACGCGAAAAAGTTGTCCTGGATATCTTATGACGAAATGTTGGAGTTGGCCAGCCTGGGGGCGGTAGTAATGCAGCCGCGGGCGGTTGAGTTTGCCAAACTGCACGGGGTAAGAGTCCAGGTTCGCTCTAGCTTCAACGGGGGAAATGGTACTACGATTATGGAGGGTAGGGAGATGGAGAACGGGAGAATAGTAACCGGTGTCGCTCACGATTTGAACGTAGCTAAACTCGCTTTATTCGATGTGCCTGATGTTCCAGGGATGGCAAAGACTATTTTTAAAGCTCTGGCCCAGCAGGGGATAAACGTGGACATGATAATTCAGAGCGCGACTCGCGACGAGCGCAATGACATATCATTTACTATTACCCGGGATGACCTGGCCCGGGCTTTGCCGGTGGTAGAAAAGGTAGCCGGCGAGATCGGGGCTAACGGGTTTACGTACGGTGAAGACGTAGCCAAAGTGTCGATAGTAGGAGCAGGGATGCAGAGCAATCCGGGAGTAGCTGCCAGCATGTTCGAGGCCCTAGCCGATGAGGGGATTAATATTCAGATGATCAGCACCTCAGAGATCAAGGTTTCCTGCATAATCGACGCCGATTCGGTGGAAAAGGCGGTAAATGCTTTACATGCCAAGTTCAGGCTGCACGAAATAGAGGAATAA
- a CDS encoding homoserine dehydrogenase has product MVNIGLLGCGTVGSGVVKLLASNRDVISLRTGQGVAIKRILEKDPEKVLSLGLSEDVLCADIKDILDDDHISVVVELIGGIEPARTFILQALRKGKNVVTANKDLIAVHGQELLAAAEENKVDFFFEASVGGGIPLIYPLKHSLGANRIKEVMGIVNGTTNYILTKMSEEGLEFSRALKEAQELGYAEADPTSDVEGYDAARKIAILASIAFNSRVTFENVYVEGITRLSPLDIKYGYELGYVVKLLAIAQEIDGRVQARVHPAFIPMHHPLAAVKGVYNAVFVNGDAVGEVMFFGRGAGQMPTASAVVGDIMEICHNLSHGTTGMLGCTCFEAKEIIPIDKVESKFYIRMLVKDRPGVLAAIAGVFGSHQLSIATVLQKTSGEEFAQLVLVTHRVPESDLRDALMVLGEMSIVAEICNVIRVEGEDSKV; this is encoded by the coding sequence GTGGTTAATATTGGCCTCTTGGGTTGTGGAACGGTTGGATCCGGTGTGGTCAAGCTTTTAGCCTCAAACCGGGATGTTATTTCGCTCCGTACCGGACAAGGAGTCGCGATCAAGCGAATCCTCGAAAAAGACCCGGAGAAGGTTTTGAGTCTAGGTTTAAGCGAAGACGTCCTTTGCGCCGATATCAAAGACATACTGGATGATGACCATATAAGTGTTGTTGTAGAACTCATAGGAGGCATCGAACCGGCTCGAACCTTTATTTTGCAGGCGTTACGCAAAGGCAAGAACGTGGTGACTGCCAATAAAGATTTAATAGCGGTCCACGGGCAGGAACTGCTGGCCGCAGCTGAAGAGAACAAGGTGGACTTCTTTTTTGAAGCCAGTGTTGGTGGGGGCATCCCCTTAATTTATCCTTTGAAGCATTCGCTAGGTGCCAATCGAATCAAAGAAGTAATGGGGATTGTTAACGGGACAACCAACTACATCCTTACTAAGATGAGCGAGGAAGGCCTAGAGTTTTCGAGGGCTTTGAAAGAGGCGCAGGAACTGGGGTATGCTGAAGCTGATCCTACTTCAGACGTAGAAGGCTATGATGCTGCTCGTAAAATTGCCATCCTGGCTTCGATCGCCTTCAACAGCCGGGTTACGTTCGAAAACGTTTACGTTGAAGGAATTACCCGTTTAAGCCCTTTAGATATCAAGTACGGTTATGAATTGGGCTATGTGGTGAAGCTCCTGGCTATCGCGCAGGAAATCGACGGCCGGGTGCAAGCCCGGGTCCACCCGGCTTTCATACCTATGCACCACCCTCTGGCCGCGGTAAAGGGGGTTTACAACGCCGTATTCGTGAACGGGGACGCGGTGGGAGAAGTCATGTTCTTTGGAAGAGGGGCAGGGCAGATGCCCACTGCTAGCGCGGTGGTGGGAGACATAATGGAGATATGCCATAACCTCAGTCATGGTACCACCGGCATGCTGGGCTGTACTTGTTTTGAAGCCAAGGAGATTATTCCTATCGACAAAGTGGAGAGCAAGTTCTATATTCGGATGCTGGTTAAGGACCGCCCTGGGGTATTGGCGGCCATCGCCGGGGTTTTTGGCAGCCATCAGCTGAGCATAGCTACCGTGCTGCAGAAGACAAGCGGCGAGGAGTTCGCCCAGCTGGTCTTAGTGACCCATAGAGTTCCTGAATCTGACCTGCGAGATGCCCTGATGGTGTTGGGAGAAATGAGTATAGTGGCAGAGATTTGCAACGTCATCCGGGTGGAAGGCGAAGATAGTAAAGTTTGA